A genomic stretch from Petrimonas mucosa includes:
- a CDS encoding alpha-L-fucosidase, whose translation MRLFSTKGIISFCFIASIVVSCKTEVNVAPPEPVYPVPSDNQLAWHEMEMNAFIHFTTNTFTDLEWGYGDEKESIFNPTALDVDQWVTNIKETGFKGIILTCKHHDGFCLWPSQFTEHSIKKSPYKNGQGDIVKELSDACKRDGLKFGVYLSPWDRNHKDYGNPDYILYYRNQIKELFTNYGDIFEMWFDGANGGTGYYGGARESRSIDRETYYDWPTTLRQIRELQPNVLFFSDAGPDIRWVGNERGFVNETNWNTITPDTLYAGKSGINKLLNTGSIDGTKWIPAEVDVSIRPGWFYHEKEDSMVKTPEELFEIYLTSVGRGSLLLLNIPPDKRGLIHENDIKSLKGFRKILDETFANNLAAGSKIMASNYRGKSEKYAATNLIDNKKDSHWATDDDTIAANLEISLKKPQLVSYILLQEQIKLGQRVKSFSVETWDGKKWVAAATGTTIGYKRILKIDPVTTSKIRVNILEAKASPVLNNIELY comes from the coding sequence ATGAGACTATTTAGCACCAAGGGAATCATCTCTTTCTGTTTTATCGCTTCAATAGTTGTTTCATGTAAAACAGAAGTAAACGTTGCTCCTCCCGAACCGGTCTATCCTGTTCCTTCGGACAATCAGTTGGCCTGGCACGAGATGGAGATGAACGCCTTTATCCATTTCACCACAAATACATTCACCGACCTTGAGTGGGGTTACGGTGACGAGAAGGAGTCAATCTTCAATCCAACAGCATTGGATGTCGATCAATGGGTGACCAATATCAAGGAGACCGGTTTCAAGGGGATAATATTGACTTGCAAACATCACGACGGTTTTTGCTTATGGCCGTCACAATTCACCGAGCACTCAATAAAAAAGAGTCCCTACAAGAACGGACAGGGTGATATCGTGAAGGAGTTGAGTGACGCATGCAAGAGAGACGGCCTGAAGTTTGGAGTCTATCTCTCTCCCTGGGACAGGAATCATAAAGATTACGGAAACCCCGACTATATTCTCTACTACCGCAATCAGATAAAAGAGCTGTTTACCAATTACGGTGATATTTTTGAAATGTGGTTTGACGGAGCAAACGGAGGAACTGGCTATTATGGAGGCGCAAGGGAAAGTAGAAGCATCGACCGGGAGACCTATTATGACTGGCCAACCACACTGCGTCAAATCAGAGAGCTTCAACCCAATGTACTCTTCTTCAGCGATGCCGGTCCCGATATCCGCTGGGTAGGGAATGAGCGGGGGTTCGTCAACGAGACAAATTGGAACACGATTACGCCCGATACATTATACGCGGGCAAGTCGGGCATCAACAAACTCTTGAATACGGGCTCAATCGACGGGACTAAATGGATACCGGCAGAAGTAGATGTCTCCATCAGACCGGGATGGTTTTATCATGAAAAAGAGGATTCGATGGTTAAAACCCCGGAAGAGTTATTTGAGATCTATCTCACCTCCGTAGGACGAGGGTCACTCCTCCTGTTGAATATTCCTCCCGACAAGAGAGGCTTGATACACGAGAACGATATAAAGTCGCTTAAAGGATTCCGAAAAATTCTGGATGAGACTTTTGCTAACAACCTGGCCGCCGGATCCAAGATAATGGCAAGTAATTATCGCGGCAAATCAGAGAAGTATGCAGCGACAAATCTTATTGACAACAAGAAGGATAGCCATTGGGCAACTGACGACGATACCATTGCCGCCAATCTGGAAATTTCGTTGAAAAAACCGCAACTTGTTTCATATATTCTATTGCAAGAGCAGATTAAACTGGGTCAACGGGTGAAATCGTTCTCAGTTGAAACCTGGGACGGTAAGAAATGGGTAGCGGCAGCCACCGGTACAACCATCGGGTACAAGAGAATCCTTAAAATTGACCCGGTAACGACATCGAAGATAAGAGTGAATATTCTCGAGGCCAAAGCCTCGCCGGTGTTGAACAATATTGAGCTCTACTGA
- a CDS encoding glycoside hydrolase family 95 protein yields MKITVTLLAVVTLLSCTASAETANELALRYNKPASTWEETLPLGNGRIGMMPDGGIDRELVVLNDITMWSGSEDPEAINPEAIGYLPKIRELLLAGKNGDAQRIMYEHFRCGGVGSSGGKSKNAPYGCFQMLGNLRINYQYPHQEAADNYQRKLSLNDAVASTSFTRGGITYNREYLASHSDDVLAIRVAADRRGAVSFELELSRPERATISVKGESLIMEGQLNDGHNGDKGVRYLTKVEIVNKGGTVSAGNKSLSLSNADEAIILISTSTDMLDKEYLATVDRLLERAKRFSFVKMKRAHTALYKEKFDRVELWLGEQDNSRTTDKRLAAFQKEEDPSFAALYFQYGRYLIICGTNERTLPLNLQGLWANQVQTPWNGDYHLNINVQMNYWPVEVCNLSELHQPLITFTQSLVPSGEATAKAFYGAEGWLAHMMSNPWKFTAPGEHASWGATNTGGAWLCAHLWEHFAFSQDKEYLRTIYPTLAGAAKFFLSGMIAEPKNGWLVTAPSSSPENGFYIPGDKDRIFVCMGPTMDVQLIKELFTNVLSAASILGIEDGTTARIRETLPKLPPMQISSSGYLQEWLEDYREADPQHRHVSHLYGLYPSNQISPNTTPELAAAARETLERRGDGGTGWSRAWKINFWARLQDGNRAYKLLKNLLEPTAGDEISMSSGAGTYANLFCAHPPFQIDGNLGGTAGIAEMLIQSQDGYIQLLPALPDRWASGSFKGLRVRGGAEVDASWKNSRLLSATLRAETGGTFRVKVPDHVTAVKRNGKRITVENGYIALELKKGQEARVEFIS; encoded by the coding sequence ATGAAAATTACAGTCACTCTTCTGGCAGTAGTCACACTGCTTTCCTGCACGGCATCTGCCGAAACGGCAAATGAACTTGCTCTGCGATACAACAAACCGGCGTCGACCTGGGAGGAGACACTTCCCCTGGGTAACGGACGCATCGGCATGATGCCGGATGGGGGAATAGATCGGGAACTTGTGGTGCTCAACGACATCACCATGTGGTCGGGCAGCGAGGACCCCGAAGCGATCAATCCCGAGGCAATCGGCTATCTGCCGAAGATCCGTGAGCTGCTGCTTGCAGGAAAGAACGGGGATGCACAACGAATCATGTACGAACATTTCAGGTGTGGAGGTGTGGGCTCTTCAGGCGGTAAAAGCAAGAATGCCCCCTACGGCTGTTTCCAGATGCTGGGAAACCTCCGTATCAACTACCAATACCCTCATCAGGAAGCGGCAGACAACTACCAGCGGAAATTGTCGCTCAACGATGCGGTAGCATCGACCAGCTTCACCAGGGGTGGAATCACCTACAACCGCGAATATCTTGCATCGCACAGCGATGATGTGCTGGCTATCCGTGTGGCAGCCGACAGGAGAGGTGCTGTCTCATTCGAATTAGAACTGAGCCGCCCAGAGAGGGCTACCATCTCGGTGAAAGGGGAGAGCCTCATCATGGAGGGACAACTCAATGATGGCCACAATGGCGACAAGGGTGTCAGATACCTGACCAAAGTAGAGATCGTGAATAAGGGTGGAACAGTGTCGGCAGGCAACAAAAGCCTCTCGCTATCCAATGCCGATGAAGCGATTATCCTCATCTCCACCTCGACCGACATGCTCGACAAGGAGTATCTGGCGACTGTTGACCGGTTACTCGAGCGGGCCAAAAGGTTTTCGTTCGTAAAGATGAAGCGGGCCCATACCGCACTCTACAAGGAGAAGTTCGACCGTGTGGAGCTCTGGCTTGGAGAACAGGACAACAGCAGAACTACCGACAAACGGCTAGCCGCTTTCCAAAAGGAGGAGGATCCTTCATTTGCCGCGCTCTACTTCCAGTATGGCCGCTATCTGATCATCTGCGGCACGAATGAACGGACGCTGCCGCTCAACCTTCAAGGGTTGTGGGCCAATCAGGTGCAGACTCCCTGGAATGGCGACTACCACCTCAACATCAATGTACAGATGAATTACTGGCCGGTGGAGGTGTGTAACCTTTCTGAACTGCATCAACCGCTGATCACATTCACCCAGTCGCTTGTACCCTCGGGAGAGGCCACGGCAAAAGCTTTTTACGGAGCCGAAGGGTGGCTGGCCCATATGATGAGCAATCCGTGGAAATTCACTGCCCCGGGCGAACACGCATCGTGGGGGGCGACCAACACGGGGGGCGCATGGCTCTGTGCTCACCTTTGGGAGCACTTCGCCTTCTCGCAGGACAAGGAGTACCTGCGCACCATCTATCCGACACTTGCCGGAGCAGCCAAGTTCTTCCTCAGCGGCATGATTGCAGAACCCAAGAACGGATGGCTCGTTACCGCTCCCTCCTCTTCACCCGAAAACGGCTTCTACATTCCCGGGGATAAAGACCGGATCTTTGTATGCATGGGGCCTACCATGGATGTCCAACTGATAAAGGAACTCTTTACCAATGTTCTGTCGGCCGCATCAATTCTGGGCATCGAGGACGGGACAACTGCCCGGATCCGGGAGACGCTGCCCAAGCTTCCCCCGATGCAGATCAGTTCCAGCGGTTATCTGCAGGAGTGGCTCGAAGACTACAGGGAGGCGGATCCCCAACATCGTCACGTTTCACATCTCTACGGTCTCTATCCGTCGAACCAGATATCACCCAACACCACACCTGAACTGGCAGCAGCCGCCCGCGAAACGCTGGAGCGTCGTGGTGACGGCGGCACCGGCTGGTCGCGCGCATGGAAGATCAACTTCTGGGCCCGCCTGCAAGATGGCAACCGGGCCTACAAACTGCTGAAGAATCTGCTGGAACCTACTGCCGGTGACGAAATCAGCATGAGTAGCGGTGCAGGAACCTACGCCAACCTCTTTTGCGCCCATCCTCCATTTCAGATTGACGGCAACCTGGGAGGAACTGCAGGAATTGCCGAGATGCTGATCCAGAGCCAGGATGGGTATATCCAGCTGCTACCTGCCCTGCCCGACAGATGGGCCTCCGGAAGCTTCAAGGGGTTGAGGGTACGCGGCGGTGCCGAGGTGGATGCCAGCTGGAAAAACAGCCGCCTGTTATCTGCAACTCTTCGCGCTGAAACCGGCGGAACCTTCAGGGTGAAAGTCCCCGATCACGTTACCGCTGTAAAACGGAACGGGAAAAGGATAACTGTTGAAAACGGATATATCGCGCTCGAGTTGAAAAAGGGTCAGGAGGCAAGAGTGGAGTTTATCTCCTGA
- a CDS encoding helix-turn-helix domain-containing protein codes for MFVVLFWLVLFLLDRPSDIAKRFLLFFLGVALVNYTAHWIYFNHNYTAYRLIDSFWVFTSLAVYPIYYYYIRLLTVDSKTDWRWCWILAPALLLSLFSGVCYLLMSPAELDTLTHELLFYNRPPRSEHTLLVRLQAVRIFLFKVIFATEVLLTLYFGLRLVKEFNKKVKAFYSNVENRELSTIRQMLFFMVLTALISFISNLLGKNLFSGSTALLAIPSITHSIALFGVSYVGYRQQFTVRNLKEDQLQGESCEPPFESETMTGIEYDLLYSKLEILFEVDQIFKNPELRLTDVALELGTNRTYLSKLIHARRDMNFSDFVNEYRVRYAEGILTLPEYAHLTIDEVGLHSGFSGNSTFYRAFEKNYGMPPGKYRKQQV; via the coding sequence ATGTTTGTGGTATTGTTCTGGCTGGTCCTCTTTTTGCTGGATAGGCCAAGCGATATTGCAAAGCGCTTTCTTCTCTTTTTTCTGGGCGTCGCACTGGTGAATTATACGGCACACTGGATCTATTTCAATCACAATTATACGGCATACCGTCTGATCGACAGCTTCTGGGTCTTCACTTCACTGGCAGTCTATCCCATCTACTACTACTACATCCGCCTGTTGACGGTAGACTCCAAGACCGACTGGAGATGGTGCTGGATATTGGCCCCGGCACTGTTGCTCTCCCTCTTTTCCGGTGTCTGTTATCTGCTGATGAGTCCCGCCGAACTGGATACGTTGACGCATGAACTCCTCTTTTATAACCGCCCTCCCCGGTCGGAGCATACACTGCTTGTCCGCCTGCAGGCGGTGCGGATTTTCCTCTTCAAGGTGATCTTTGCAACTGAAGTGTTGCTGACCCTCTATTTCGGGCTTCGTCTGGTCAAGGAGTTCAACAAGAAGGTGAAGGCTTTCTACTCGAATGTGGAGAATAGGGAGTTGTCCACCATCAGACAGATGCTCTTCTTTATGGTGCTCACCGCATTGATCTCTTTTATCTCCAATCTGCTGGGGAAAAACCTCTTTTCGGGCAGCACCGCGCTGCTTGCAATTCCTTCCATCACTCACTCCATCGCGCTTTTTGGAGTCAGTTACGTCGGTTACCGTCAGCAATTTACCGTCCGTAACCTCAAAGAGGATCAGTTACAGGGTGAGAGTTGCGAGCCACCGTTTGAGAGTGAGACGATGACCGGTATTGAATATGACCTGCTCTATTCCAAACTGGAGATACTCTTCGAGGTGGACCAGATCTTCAAGAATCCGGAACTGCGGCTGACCGATGTGGCACTGGAGTTAGGTACCAACCGGACCTACCTCTCCAAGTTGATTCACGCCAGACGCGACATGAACTTCAGCGATTTCGTGAACGAATACCGGGTGCGTTACGCCGAAGGGATTCTCACCCTGCCTGAATATGCCCATCTGACCATTGATGAGGTGGGCCTTCACTCCGGCTTTTCAGGGAACAGCACTTTTTACCGGGCGTTTGAGAAAAATTACGGTATGCCCCCCGGCAAGTATAGAAAACAGCAGGTTTAG
- a CDS encoding right-handed parallel beta-helix repeat-containing protein, giving the protein MPRKIYLLVISLIVCLGCSTKKTEYTFDVKPDTTVDASIAAVKLIEQLKARKDTAHVTVVIPKGRYDFYPDTAFSREYYISNHDQSNPRKVGFALENLQNVTIDGQGSEFIFHGRMIPFAILKGQNITLKNFSIDFEIPALHQLNIVEVDPDKDELLAEIYPGGNYRIDDGKLVLLGEGFEVIPKSSMAFRPDKHLTYNRQDISFNPESVTEASPDHLCIRGWDQVKLTSPGERYVLRSWERPAPGIFIGESSNTVIENVQVHYAEGMGLLAQMSENITLDRFSVCLKENDSLRYFTTQADATHFSACKGVILSRNGLYEMMADDAINVHGTYLRVTKRINDNTIQARYMHPQAWGFKWGETGRYGIENLTWTPEVIFSDNIIRNNRARGALFSTPKRVICENNLFDHTHGTAILLCGDCNGWYETGACKEVIIRNNRFINGLTAYYQFTNAIISIYPEIPNLKDQQRFFHSGILIEKNIFETFDRPLVYAKSTDGLTIRNNSVTYNTDFEPFHWNKHPFFFERVRNVLIENNHFESGWDAERDIRTELSSKDAVSVK; this is encoded by the coding sequence ATGCCAAGAAAGATCTATTTACTCGTTATCTCCTTGATAGTCTGTCTAGGATGCTCCACAAAAAAAACTGAGTATACATTTGATGTAAAACCCGACACAACGGTAGACGCATCAATTGCGGCTGTTAAGCTGATTGAACAGCTGAAAGCGCGAAAAGATACGGCACACGTTACGGTTGTTATCCCCAAAGGGCGGTACGATTTCTATCCCGACACTGCCTTCTCTCGCGAATATTACATCTCGAATCACGACCAGAGCAACCCCAGGAAGGTGGGGTTTGCACTCGAAAACCTGCAGAACGTAACCATCGACGGACAGGGTTCGGAGTTTATCTTTCACGGTCGGATGATCCCCTTTGCCATCCTGAAAGGGCAAAACATCACCTTGAAAAACTTCTCCATCGACTTTGAGATACCTGCCTTGCACCAGCTCAACATTGTTGAGGTGGATCCGGACAAGGATGAGCTGCTGGCTGAGATCTATCCCGGCGGAAATTACCGCATTGACGACGGGAAGCTTGTTCTTTTGGGTGAAGGTTTCGAAGTGATTCCAAAGAGTTCAATGGCGTTCCGCCCGGACAAACACCTGACTTACAACCGTCAGGACATAAGTTTCAACCCAGAGTCGGTTACCGAAGCTTCACCCGATCATTTGTGCATCAGGGGGTGGGACCAGGTAAAGTTAACCTCACCGGGTGAACGGTATGTTCTCCGTTCGTGGGAACGTCCTGCTCCCGGCATCTTTATCGGTGAAAGCAGCAACACCGTCATTGAGAATGTTCAGGTACACTATGCCGAGGGGATGGGTCTGTTGGCACAAATGAGCGAAAATATCACCTTGGACCGGTTCTCCGTTTGCCTGAAAGAGAACGATTCCCTTCGCTATTTCACCACCCAGGCCGATGCAACTCACTTTTCGGCGTGCAAAGGGGTGATTCTCTCCCGAAACGGACTCTATGAAATGATGGCCGATGACGCCATCAATGTCCACGGGACCTACTTGCGGGTCACCAAACGTATAAACGACAACACAATACAGGCGAGGTACATGCACCCACAGGCTTGGGGATTCAAGTGGGGTGAAACTGGAAGATACGGAATTGAAAACCTCACCTGGACTCCCGAAGTGATTTTCTCTGACAACATCATCCGCAACAACCGTGCGCGCGGTGCGCTCTTCAGCACACCTAAACGGGTAATCTGCGAGAACAACCTTTTCGACCATACCCACGGGACGGCAATTTTGCTATGCGGGGACTGCAATGGATGGTACGAAACCGGAGCCTGCAAGGAGGTGATCATCAGAAACAACCGCTTTATCAATGGCCTTACTGCATACTATCAGTTTACAAACGCCATTATCTCCATCTATCCCGAGATACCTAACCTCAAGGATCAACAGCGGTTCTTCCACTCGGGTATTCTCATTGAAAAGAATATATTCGAGACGTTCGACCGTCCGCTCGTCTATGCCAAATCGACCGACGGGCTGACTATCCGAAACAACAGTGTCACCTACAATACAGATTTTGAACCGTTTCACTGGAACAAACACCCGTTCTTCTTTGAACGGGTACGCAACGTTCTGATCGAAAACAACCACTTCGAGAGTGGATGGGATGCAGAGCGTGATATTCGGACAGAACTCTCGTCAAAAGATGCGGTTAGCGTAAAATAA
- a CDS encoding fimbrillin family protein produces the protein MKRTRDRKNLHKFSLLVIGLALLGCTAEPFGQGAAPGDNVLTATIIEGEETTRTAVIDHPGIKAEVRWEVNDRIGVFGKGGGSNLLFTAGVDDILENGKKARFRTTGSMPTGEVTAYYPYREGTSIGNNSELTLTFPATQPYTLKERVSQPYAPANFMAGKGSASGIGFRNLFALLKVGYSGTEGDRLLKVHFRDLSGKPVSGSFTVAWSDGIPDARFPESGSGTSLTLTIDCGEGVLLDGTLHHFYLFIPPRDYTKGFEVKFVMDDGSEVIKTIGTTSGKMIERSRVYPVGETVTTSDEVEYKLQEDATLVDAERMEYIVDARVVSYDEWVNMVKLQTHTLFMTVKKEFEPRMGEVLLFDTPSKLFPEGYIGRIVSVGNPESEYIAVVAEPVTDITEVFEELSLGEPIWNEDGTMNDEGGVELELGAYLSRVETPDGETVSFTQNGSQIELSLPTTRASGRKSYNYSSGNMSFTLEPGDNSEIEVSASMDLSMRLLVGIFDKKLHYFHASISPDIQLSADMSIEVEADAVDKSFHLLTAYFAPIPVPPLTIVPVIRFYGVAGVGGEVEIRAGMSYSAAMDLGFSYNSNEGFRTRSTTRASRFSENGLSFTGGELSANVHTTAGVRVDAGIKVWGVMEALCSADARMKMGYYWDFFEQTQKMSLNTESKIKGSLTTLGGVFNYETDELTLEGDPIWERYFSPLCDPHASDVNLSADSTQVHCKFKVMRHLLQPVQIGAILYSGVPYGYFADGMPYGFKPTEKIMEVDFGRSYIGSGMSRREDNRVVYDDFELFEHTFPFTPEPGGYYGILPAKGTVGSGLFGDMAVNIIDYYGLRYFTFRGRKE, from the coding sequence ATGAAAAGAACAAGAGATAGGAAAAACCTGCATAAATTCTCCCTGCTGGTGATTGGCCTCGCACTGCTTGGTTGTACCGCCGAACCGTTTGGACAGGGAGCAGCTCCCGGCGACAACGTATTGACAGCTACCATCATTGAGGGGGAAGAAACGACCCGAACCGCAGTGATTGATCATCCCGGCATCAAGGCAGAAGTCCGTTGGGAGGTGAACGACCGGATCGGCGTCTTCGGCAAGGGAGGGGGTAGCAACCTGCTCTTCACTGCCGGTGTGGATGACATCCTGGAAAACGGCAAAAAAGCCCGGTTCAGGACAACCGGCAGCATGCCCACGGGCGAGGTGACGGCCTATTACCCCTATCGGGAGGGAACTTCTATTGGCAACAACAGCGAGTTGACGCTCACCTTCCCGGCCACACAGCCCTATACCCTCAAGGAGCGGGTGTCGCAACCCTATGCCCCTGCTAACTTCATGGCCGGCAAGGGCAGTGCATCGGGCATCGGCTTCCGCAACCTCTTTGCGCTGCTCAAGGTGGGTTACAGCGGTACTGAGGGTGACCGTCTGCTCAAGGTACATTTCCGGGATCTCTCGGGCAAACCGGTGAGCGGGAGCTTCACGGTCGCCTGGAGCGACGGGATCCCCGATGCACGGTTTCCAGAGAGCGGCAGTGGAACCTCACTTACCCTTACCATCGACTGTGGTGAAGGAGTATTGCTCGATGGCACCCTGCACCATTTCTATCTCTTTATTCCTCCCCGCGACTACACAAAGGGATTTGAGGTGAAATTCGTGATGGATGACGGCAGTGAAGTGATAAAGACGATCGGTACAACATCGGGAAAAATGATTGAGCGCAGCAGGGTATACCCGGTGGGAGAGACGGTCACTACATCGGACGAAGTAGAATACAAACTGCAGGAGGATGCTACCCTGGTCGATGCGGAAAGAATGGAATATATCGTAGATGCCCGGGTGGTAAGCTATGACGAATGGGTCAATATGGTCAAATTACAAACCCACACGCTCTTTATGACGGTGAAAAAAGAGTTTGAACCCAGGATGGGTGAGGTATTGCTTTTCGATACTCCCTCCAAATTGTTCCCGGAAGGCTATATCGGCAGAATCGTCTCGGTGGGCAACCCCGAAAGCGAATACATTGCCGTGGTGGCTGAACCGGTGACCGATATCACCGAGGTGTTTGAAGAGCTCTCCCTGGGTGAACCGATCTGGAATGAAGATGGCACGATGAACGATGAGGGGGGCGTTGAGCTGGAACTCGGTGCCTACCTGAGCCGGGTGGAGACACCCGACGGGGAAACGGTGAGCTTCACCCAGAACGGTTCACAAATTGAACTTTCTTTGCCTACAACACGGGCCAGTGGAAGAAAAAGCTACAATTACTCCTCCGGCAACATGAGCTTTACGCTGGAGCCTGGCGACAACTCCGAAATTGAGGTTTCAGCCAGCATGGATCTCAGCATGCGGCTGCTGGTGGGCATCTTCGACAAGAAGCTGCACTATTTCCATGCCAGCATATCCCCCGACATCCAGCTTTCGGCCGATATGAGCATCGAGGTGGAGGCCGATGCGGTGGACAAATCGTTCCACCTGCTAACCGCCTATTTTGCCCCCATCCCCGTACCGCCGCTCACCATCGTGCCGGTGATCCGTTTTTACGGTGTTGCCGGTGTGGGGGGAGAAGTAGAGATCAGGGCAGGCATGAGCTACAGCGCCGCGATGGACCTCGGATTCTCCTACAACAGCAACGAGGGATTCAGAACCCGCAGCACCACCCGGGCATCCAGGTTCAGCGAGAATGGCCTCTCCTTCACAGGGGGTGAGTTGTCGGCCAATGTGCACACCACTGCAGGCGTAAGGGTAGATGCGGGCATCAAGGTATGGGGCGTGATGGAAGCGCTTTGCAGTGCCGATGCACGCATGAAGATGGGATACTACTGGGACTTCTTTGAACAGACCCAGAAGATGTCACTCAACACCGAGAGCAAGATCAAGGGATCGCTCACCACGCTGGGAGGTGTCTTCAATTACGAGACCGATGAGCTGACGCTGGAAGGAGATCCCATCTGGGAACGGTACTTCTCTCCCCTGTGCGATCCCCATGCCAGTGATGTCAACTTGTCGGCCGACAGCACACAGGTTCATTGCAAGTTCAAAGTGATGCGCCACCTGTTGCAGCCGGTGCAGATCGGGGCCATCCTATACAGCGGTGTACCATACGGCTATTTTGCAGACGGGATGCCATATGGCTTCAAACCCACAGAAAAGATCATGGAGGTTGATTTCGGACGAAGTTACATTGGATCGGGCATGTCGCGACGGGAGGACAACAGGGTTGTGTACGATGATTTCGAGCTGTTTGAACATACCTTTCCCTTCACGCCCGAGCCGGGTGGTTATTACGGCATCCTGCCGGCTAAAGGAACTGTTGGCAGTGGACTTTTTGGGGACATGGCGGTAAACATAATAGACTACTATGGACTCAGGTATTTCACCTTCAGGGGGAGGAAAGAGTAA